From Weissella diestrammenae, a single genomic window includes:
- a CDS encoding carboxypeptidase M32 → MAKQLTGDDLHELLKEQALLEENMALLSWDQLTGMPVKSGEFRAELMAYLTKRYLKVTTGKKAKALLDYYQLPNNQSTLSIDDQALFQRFSHDIKYVINVPADDYIAFERLKIMAQDAWAAAREKNDYAIFKPYLEKLIHMTKQLIPLWQTDEQTPYDVLLGQYEQGLTTKKLDSIFNQVKQGLGALQQELQLNGETPDNQFLHRSVPKGLQLRYIQPTIQRLGFDFERGRLDDTVHPFMQDMNRNDARITTRWSDRDFKMAVLGLFHEAGHGMFAQNVDSKWDYTPFNKGIAMSIHESQSLFNEVIIGQDEAFWYHEYPKLQDIFGDVLADISFEQFYDGWMKTEPTLIRTEADPLTYPLHIIIRYEIEKAIFNDDLDVSELPALWREKYRTYLGVVPEDDVTGILQDIHWADASFGYFPSYALGHLYAAQFRYAMNKELDISSLLQSGDYQPLIDWRRNHIWQYGASKSPSDILLTATGEPLNPNYWLDLQRKRYEKVYQVKVD, encoded by the coding sequence ATGGCGAAGCAACTGACAGGTGATGATTTACATGAATTGTTGAAAGAACAAGCATTGTTGGAAGAAAACATGGCTCTTTTAAGTTGGGATCAGTTGACGGGAATGCCTGTTAAATCTGGCGAATTTCGAGCAGAATTAATGGCATATTTAACAAAACGTTATTTGAAAGTCACGACAGGTAAGAAAGCGAAAGCGCTATTAGATTATTATCAGTTACCAAACAATCAATCGACACTTAGTATTGATGATCAAGCCTTATTTCAGCGCTTCTCACATGATATTAAGTATGTGATTAACGTACCTGCAGACGATTATATTGCATTTGAACGTCTAAAAATTATGGCACAAGATGCGTGGGCTGCTGCACGAGAAAAAAATGATTATGCGATTTTTAAGCCGTACCTTGAAAAACTCATTCATATGACAAAACAACTGATTCCTTTATGGCAAACGGATGAGCAAACACCCTATGATGTACTATTGGGTCAGTACGAACAGGGCCTAACGACTAAAAAACTAGATTCTATCTTTAATCAAGTAAAGCAGGGTCTTGGTGCTTTACAACAAGAACTTCAATTAAATGGGGAAACACCTGATAACCAATTTTTGCATCGCTCAGTGCCTAAAGGCTTGCAATTGCGATATATTCAGCCGACCATTCAGCGACTCGGTTTTGATTTTGAACGTGGGCGATTAGATGATACGGTACACCCATTTATGCAGGATATGAACCGTAATGATGCACGTATTACAACACGCTGGTCTGATAGGGACTTCAAAATGGCTGTGCTTGGTTTATTTCATGAAGCTGGTCATGGTATGTTTGCACAGAATGTCGATTCAAAATGGGATTATACGCCCTTTAATAAGGGGATTGCGATGAGTATTCACGAATCACAGTCTTTGTTCAATGAAGTGATAATCGGACAGGATGAAGCATTCTGGTACCATGAATACCCTAAACTACAGGATATATTTGGTGATGTACTGGCAGATATTTCATTCGAACAATTTTATGATGGTTGGATGAAAACAGAACCAACACTCATCCGAACTGAGGCCGATCCACTAACGTATCCATTACACATTATTATTCGCTATGAAATTGAAAAAGCAATTTTTAATGATGACCTGGATGTATCAGAGTTACCAGCACTATGGCGAGAAAAATATAGAACATATTTAGGTGTTGTACCAGAAGATGATGTCACAGGTATCTTACAAGATATCCATTGGGCAGATGCCAGTTTTGGCTATTTTCCATCGTATGCATTGGGACATTTATACGCTGCGCAATTTAGATATGCAATGAATAAGGAGCTGGATATCTCTAGTTTGTTACAATCAGGTGATTATCAGCCATTAATTGATTGGCGCCGAAATCATATTTGGCAATATGGTGCATCGAAATCGCCAAGTGATATATTATTGACAGCGACAGGAGAGCCGCTAAATCCAAATTATTGGCTTGATTTACAACGAAAACGGTATGAAAAAGTTTATCAAGTAAAAGTGGATTGA
- a CDS encoding nitroreductase family protein, giving the protein MTLAENFLNLEAKRRSIYALGKQVTVGDDQLVSLIETAIKEAPTSFNNQTVRAVILFGEKHDQAWDLVADRLKSEVPDEAAWEATQNKVNGFKAGYATVLFYTDTDVVKQFENDFALYADNFYDWSEQGHGIATYATWLAITEAGLGGTIQHYNPLIDDSFAQAFDIPSNWRLRSQFVIGSIEAPAGEKTYLADDDRFKVLK; this is encoded by the coding sequence ATGACATTAGCAGAGAATTTCTTGAATTTGGAAGCCAAGCGACGTTCAATTTACGCATTGGGAAAGCAAGTAACGGTTGGTGATGATCAATTAGTTTCATTAATTGAAACGGCAATTAAAGAAGCACCAACATCGTTTAATAATCAAACTGTTCGGGCTGTCATTCTATTTGGTGAGAAGCATGATCAGGCTTGGGATTTGGTTGCTGATCGTTTGAAGTCAGAGGTACCAGATGAAGCAGCATGGGAAGCGACCCAAAACAAAGTCAATGGATTTAAAGCAGGTTATGCAACTGTATTGTTCTATACTGATACGGACGTTGTAAAACAATTTGAAAATGACTTTGCGTTGTATGCGGATAATTTTTATGATTGGTCAGAACAAGGGCATGGAATTGCAACTTATGCGACGTGGCTTGCCATTACAGAAGCAGGTTTAGGTGGCACAATTCAGCATTATAATCCACTTATTGACGATAGTTTTGCACAAGCATTTGACATTCCATCTAACTGGCGGTTGCGGTCACAATTTGTTATTGGTTCAATTGAAGCACCGGCAGGAGAGAAAACATATTTGGCAGATGACGATCGTTTCAAAGTTTTAAAATAA